Proteins from one Oryza sativa Japonica Group chromosome 12, ASM3414082v1 genomic window:
- the LOC4352688 gene encoding SKP1-like protein 5 encodes MAAAAAGAAAAPSRLMLRFRDGELRFAATDDALRVPLGYAIGAPFIRNERIFRLLDEYARTHARGGGADAVANIAAWDRDFMAREVTDTVTLYDLFVGATALGIDGLSDLCAQMTADAVKGRPVGEVKALLGITDVGMTQEEELKLQQDNDAILYLR; translated from the exons atggcggcggcggcggcgggggcggcggcggcgccgtcgaggcTTATGCTGCGCTTCCGGGACGGCGAGCTGCGCTTCGCGGCCACCGACGATGCGCTGCGAGTCCCCTTGGGGTACGCGATCGGGGCCCCCTTCATCCGCAACGAGCGCATCTTCCGCCTCCTCGACGAGTACGCGCGGACCcacgcgcggggcggcggcgccgacgccgtggCCAACATCGCCGCCTGGGACCGCGACTTCATGGCGCGGGAGGTCACCGACACCGTCACGCTCTACGACCTCTTCGTG GGCGCGACGGCGCTGGGAATCGACGGGCTGAGCGACCTGTGTGCACAGATGACCGCGGACGCGGTGAAGGGGCGTCCCGTGGGGGAGGTCAAGGCGCTGCTCGGCATCACCGACGTCGGCATGAcgcaggaggaggagctcaAGCTCCAGCAAGACAACGATGCCATCCTCTACCTCCGTTAA
- the LOC9269883 gene encoding uncharacterized protein — protein MEEARARIVASAVARLNLVPWATRTHATPAAALAPPVGDIPHAQWRGLPDDVVARVLVRLPVLDLFRLGYLFSPRWLDIWRANPLHLHDRQFASPRIAADDVADAIANVLELHVGDGVQFVGVQGGVGSDDDDDGDGGGGDEVVGADGDDLGVIVNPGLVDDDDDGGDDHDGGLDVAEDEAAVQNAGVVDDSGPGVAVELEEGPEDEASGVEDESADQAGRHRPPSPGGIGADDGVISDDDLYGHDDIPAGGYEIGRVYSFRVETTRWRLDHLDRWCAALQRGRVREVILANLAIEGHPDLPQGIRDCGTSLKGLHVSFTVEADHIDPLVNLRGLGLCGCAINHGVISRALRPESEIRGLTVDFNRQLGDVSVQNTRLRSLEMFDNLMEGSTITVDDAIQFRNLDLYLTRPSRICIVDAPSLRRIGSLDLFITVLEIKGVVIQAGMVQRPPKKRSVRILGLRVNYTEMGHRVPREIEQILKCFPLLEQLEIMRDDEVTQEERLLEADDEHIYQGNNFFRDLGCFKHHLRRIYLTGFRGGKYELALGKAILDEARAGTQFKMLLPLGSNTDNISNQQRWLIEHFRMNTPNDAVRDGHVSIILSLDDWTWT, from the exons ATGGAAGAGGCCCGCGCGAGAATCGTCGCCTCCGCCGTGGCCAGATTGAACCTAGTACCGTGGGCGACGCGGACGCATGCCACTCCGGCCGCTGCCCTCGCGCCGCCCGTCGGCGACATCCCGCACGCCCAGTGGCGGGGGCTACCCGACGACGTCGTCGCCAGGGTGCTCGTCCGCCTCCCCGTCCTCGACCTGTTCCGCCTCGGTTACCTCTTCTCCCCGCGCTGGCTCGACATCTGGCGAGCCAACCCGCTGCATCTCCACGACCGCCAGTTCGCCTCTCCCCggatcgccgccgacgacgtcgccgaCGCCATCGCCAACGTTCTCGAGCTCCACGTCGGGGACGGCGTCCAGTTCGTAGGCGTACAAGGAGGCGTtgggagcgacgacgacgacgatggagatggaggtggaggcgacGAGGTAGTTGGTGCGGATGGCGACGACCTGGGCGTCATCGTCAACCCTGGCCTGgtggatgacgacgacgatggtggcgATGATCATGACGGGGGCCTCGACGTCGCCGAAGACGAGGCAGCAGTTCAAAACGCCGGAGTCGTCGACGATTCTGGACCGGGGGTCGCCGTCGAACTCGAAGAGGGGCCAGAAGATGAAGCCAGTGGAGTCGAAGACGAATCAGCAGATCaagccggccgccaccgccccccATCCCCTGGAGGCAtaggcgccgacgacggcgtcaTCAGCGACGACGACCTCTACGGCCACGACGACATCCCAGCTGGTGGTTACGAGATCGGCCGCGTCTACAGCTTCCGAGTGGAGACCACGCGGTGGCGCCTCGACCACCTCGACCGCTGGTGCGCCGCGCTCCAGCGCGGCCGTGTTCGTGAGGTCATCCTCGCCAACCTCGCCATAGAAGGGCACCCCGACCTCCCCCAGGGCATCCGCGACTGCGGCACAAGCCTCAAGGGACTCCACGTCTCCTTCACCGTGGAAGCGGACCACATCGACCCCCTCGTCAATCTCCGCGGCCTCGGGCTGTGCGGCTGCGCCATCAACCACGGCGTAATCTCGCGAGCACTCCGGCCCGAATCGGAAATCCGGGGGCTGACGGTCGATTTCAACAGGCAGCTGGGAGACGTCTCCGTCCAGAACACGCGCCTCCGGTCTCTGGAGATGTTCGACAACCTGATGGAGGGCAGCACGATCACCGTGGACGACGCCATCCAATTCCGGAACCTTGACCTGTACCTGACGAGGCCATCCAGGATCTGCATCGTTGACGCGCCCAGCCTGCGAAGAATCGGCTCTCTCGATCTCTTCATCACCGTCTTGGAGATCAAAGGCGTTGTGATTCAG GCTGGGATGGTGCAGCGTCCTCCAAAGAAGCGTTCTGTCAGGATTCTCGGCTTACGGGTGAACTACACAGAGATGGGTCACAGGGTGCCCCGTGAGATAGAGCAGATTCTGAAGTGTTTCCCACTCTTAGAGCAACTGGAGATCATG AGAGACGATGAGGTTACACAAGAAGAAAGGCTCCTCGAAGCGGATGATGAACACATCTATCAAGGGAACAATTTCTTCCGTGACCTTGGTTGTTTCAAGCATCACCTGAGGCGGATATATCTTACAGGTTTCAGAGGGGGCAAGTATGAACTTGCTCTGGGCAAAGCCATCCTCGACGAAGCTCGAGCTGGGACACAGTTCAAAATGTTACTCCCACTAGGCAGCAATACCGACAACATCTCGAACCAGCAAAGGTGGCTTATCGAACATTTCAGAATGAACACTCCAAATGATGCTGTCAGAGACGGGCATGTGTCCATTATTCTAAGTTTGGATGATTGGACTTGGACTTGA
- the LOC107277713 gene encoding uncharacterized protein encodes MDNVRRSSVTSVMSGIGSSPAALTESTPRATLAPPSNRHADWRGLPDAAVARVLDRLPVLDLFRLGYLFSPRWLDIWRRLPLYLHDHQFAAPPIAADDVAQAITNVLELHVRNGVQFVPVQGGGGGGGGGGHGGNEVAARDGGGGDVSSDDEEYGIYDDVTANDDGGYEIGRVWCFRVETTPWRNGHLHRWCAALRRGRARVVVLANLYLLEHTRLPRALLDGTSLVALHLFYFTVEAYHIDRLRGLGLYGCVLEPGMIERVLHPESEIRELAIHSAMGGTIAVVAAAATRLRSLRMFNIQVGTVAVDDAVELRNLHMRDTRPSRIAINGAPRLRRIISLDIFHTVLEIQGIVIQAGMVEQPPEIRSVRHLGLRVNYTAMVDMLPRQIEQILRSFPRVKSLDIWRCDDVTQAEGLLQWDDVHYDGSNFFDGLESFNHHLRWIYLRGFRGGKCEVALMKIMLDKARVLTLLRMEYSPLPSSLIEHTLNELDLSLWIFKTHTPNDAVRGDLVSFVAADASGRCVRLAAQG; translated from the exons ATGGACAACGTTCGCCGGAGCAGCGTCACCTCCGTCATGTCCGGCATCgggtcctcgccggcggcgctcaCCGAGTCCACTCCGCGCGCCACGCTCGCGCCTCCCTCCAACCGGCACGCCGACTGGCGGGGGCTcccggacgccgccgtcgcccgcgtcctcgaccgcctcccCGTCCTCGACCTCTTCCGCCTCGGCTACCTCTTCTCCCCGCGCTGGCTCGACATCTGGCGCCGCCTACCGCTGTATCTCCACGACCACCAGTTCGCCGCTCCCCcgatcgccgccgacgacgtcgcCCAAGCAATCACCAACGTCCTCGAGCTCCACGTTCGCAACGGCGTCCAATTCGTACCCgtacaaggcggcggcggcggtggcggtggcggtggacaTGGAGGCAACGAGGTAGCTGCCCGggatggcggaggaggcgacgtcagcagcgacgacgaggagtaCGGCATCTACGACGACGTCACCGCCAACGACGACGGTGGCTACGAGATCGGCCGCGTCTGGTGCTTCCGAGTAGAGACCACGCCATGGCGCAACGGCCACCTCCACCGCTGGTGCGCCGCGCTCCGGCGAGGCCGTgctcgcgtcgtcgtcctcgccaaCCTCTACCTACTAGAGCACACCCGCCTTCCTCGAGCCCTCCTCGACGGCACCAGCCTCGTGGCGCTCCACCTCTTCTACTTCACCGTGGAAGCCTACCACATCGACAGGCTCCGCGGCCTCGGGCTGTACGGCTGCGTCCTGGAACCCGGCATGATCGAGCGAGTCCTCCACCCCGAATCAGAGATCCGGGAGCTCGCAATCCACAGCGCCATGGGGGGaaccatcgccgtcgtcgccgccgccgccacgcgcctcCGGTCTCTGCGCATGTTCAACATCCAGGTGGGCACGGTCGCCGTGGACGACGCCGTCGAGCTGCGGAATCTTCACATGCGCGACACGAGGCCATCCAGGATCGCCATCAATGGCGCGCCCAGGTTGCGAAGAATCATCTCTCTTGACATCTTCCACACCGTCTTGGAGATCCAAGGCATAGTGATTCAg GCTGGGATGGTGGAGCAGCCTCCAGAGATCCGTTCTGTCAGGCATCTCGGCTTACGGGTGAACTACACAGCGATGGTCGACATGTTGCCCCGCCAGATAGAGCAGATCCTGAGGAGTTTCCCACGCGTAAAATCACTGGATATCTGG AGATGCGATGACGTTACACAAGCAGAAGGGCTCCTCCAATGGGACGATGTACACTATGATGGGAGCAATTTCTTCGATGGCCTTGAGAGCTTCAACCATCACCTGAGGTGGATATATCTTAGAGGTTTCAGAGGGGGAAAGTGTGAAGTTGCTCTGATGAAAATCATGCTGGACAAAGCTAGAGTCCTGACACTGTTAAGGATGGAGTACTCGCCATTGCCAAGCAGCCTCATCGAGCACACCCTGAATGAGCTCGACTTGTCTCTCTGGATTTTCAAGACGCACACTCCAAATGATGCCGTCAGAGGCGATCTTGTGTCCTTTGTTGCAGCTGATGCTTCCGGAAGGTGCGTACGACTAGCAGCGCAAGGCTAA